One part of the Vitis riparia cultivar Riparia Gloire de Montpellier isolate 1030 chromosome 6, EGFV_Vit.rip_1.0, whole genome shotgun sequence genome encodes these proteins:
- the LOC117915680 gene encoding syncoilin has product MTTQRQIVEQQQSQMQKVKNSGVISYNGSPLTDDKDEEMSRSALSAFRAKEEEIERKKMEVRERVQAQLGRVEEETKRLAEIREELEALSDPMRKEVAIIRKRIDAVNRELRPLGQGCQKKEKEYKEALEAFNEKNKEKAQLVTKLMELVSESERLRMKKLEELSKNIESIQ; this is encoded by the exons atgactacacagagacagaTAGTGGAGCAGCAACAGTCACAGATGCAGAAAGTGAAGAACTCTGGAGTCATCAGCTACAACGGTAGCCCATTAACCGATGACAAGGATGAGGAGATGTCAAGATCAGCTTTGTCTGCTTTTCGGGCGAAGGAAGAAGAGATCGAAAGGAAGAAGATGGAGGTCAGAGAGAGGGTTCAGGCTCAGCTGGGTCGTGTTGAAGAAGAAACTAAACGCTTGGCAGAGATTCGAGAG GAGCTTGAAGCTCTCAGTGATccaatgaggaaggaagttgcCATCATACGTAAAAGGATTGATGCAGTTAACCGAGAATTAAGGCCACTGGGACAGGGTTGCCAGAAGAAG GAGAAAGAATACAAAGAAGCTCTTGAGGCTTTcaatgagaaaaacaaagaaaaagctCAACTAGTCACCAAATTAATGGAG CTGGTGAGCGAAAGTGAAAGACTGAGGATGAAGAAGCTGGAAGAGCTGAGCAAGAACATAGAATCCATACAGTAA
- the LOC117916296 gene encoding flavanone 7-O-glucoside 2''-O-beta-L-rhamnosyltransferase-like, giving the protein MWHEVKRKETGGGVCNDQNRSQGAPLNIPSSEQPVLGLEPAVNSSFKKERSEGFMDAKHQSRSVLMLPWLGHGHISPFLELAKKLAQRNFYIYLCSTPINLKPLRDNLCHRGSTISSIQLIDIHLPSSSELPSHYHTTKDLPPHLMSTLKAAFDAARPTFCDILKTIKPSLVIYDYLQPWASMAACEENIHAIVFLSAGAACCSFYCHGSLDNPGEKYPFPALCFPEIERRKITQFLHYTANGLTNMERFLGSMARSSNIVLIKTSKEIEAKYIDYLSVLVGKTIIPVGPLVQDAANRDDDTVIMDWLSKKNPFSVVFVSFGTEYFLSVEEIEEIAHGLELSTVGFIWVVRFHGGDEKTIHEVLPEGFLQRIGERGMVVEGWAPQAKILCHSSIGGFVSHCGWSSTLEAIMFGVPIIATPMHLDQPLNAKLVVDIGVGMEAKRVNERLDRKEVARVIKKAVVEEEGKELRRKAKELAERLRDKEEEEMDVVVEELVRLVGESELVAQ; this is encoded by the exons ATGTGGCACGAGGTAAAACGCAAAGAGACAGGAGGCGGTGTCTGTAATGATCAAAACAGATCCCAAGGGGCACCGTTGAATATTCCATCTTCTGAACAACCAGTCTTAGGTTTGGAGCCAGCTGTCAATTCG TCcttcaagaaagaaagaagcgAAGGATTCATGGATGCCAAACATCAGAGTCGGAGTGTCCTGATGCTGCCATGGTTGGGTCATGGCCACATATCACCATTCTTGGAGCTAGCTAAGAAACTTGCACAGAGAAATTTCTACATATATCTCTGTTCTACACCCATCAATCTAAAGCCCCTTAGGGACAACCTCTGTCATCGTGGCAGCACCATCTCTTCAATACAGCTCATAGATATCCACCTTCCTAGTTCTTCAGAATTGCCTTCACACTACCACACCACTAAAGACCTCCCACCCCATCTCATGTCCACCCTCAAGGCTGCCTTCGATGCCGCCAGACCCACCTTCTGTGACATCCTAAAGACCATCAAGCCCAGCCTGGTTATCTATGATTATCTACAACCATGGGCATCCATGGCTGCTTGTGAAGAGAACATCCATGCAATTGTTTTCTTGAGCGCAGGGGCCGCATGTTGTTCTTTCTACTGTCACGGTAGTCTAGATAATCCTGGTGAGAAATACCCTTTTCCAGCCTTATGTTTCCCAGAAATTGAACGCCGGAAAATCACCCAGTTCCTGCACTACACTGCTAATGGTCTCACAAACATGGAAAGGTTCCTAGGATCCATGGCAAGGTCTTCGAACATAGTGCTGATCAAGACATCAAAGGAGATTGAAGCCAAGTATATAGACTATCTTTCTGTTTTAGTGGGGAAGACGATAATACCAGTGGGGCCACTTGTTCAGGATGCTGCAAACAGAGATGATGATACAGTGATCATGGACTGGCTGAGCAAGAAGAATCCTTTTTCGGTTGTGTTTGTTTCCTTTGGAACCGAGTACTTCCTTTCCGTGGAAGAAATAGAAGAGATAGCTCATGGGCTAGAGCTCAGCACTGTTGGTTTCATATGGGTCGTGAGGTTTCATGGGGGAGATGAGAAAACTATTCATGAGGTCTTACCAGAAGGCTTTTTGCAGAGAATTGGAGAGAGGGGCATGGTGGTGGAAGGGTGGGCTCCTCAGGCAAAGATACTGTGCCATTCAAGCATTGGAGGGTTTGTGAGCCACTGTGGTTGGAGCTCAACACTAGAGGCAATCATGTTTGGTGTTCCAATCATCGCAACCCCGATGCATCTTGATCAACCCTTGAATGCTAAGTTGGTGGTGGATATTGGTGTTGGCATGGAGGCGAAGAGAGTGAATGAGAGACTTGACAGGAAAGAGGTGGCAAGAGTGATTAAAAAGGCGGTGGTGGAAGAGGAAGGGAAAGAATTGAGGAGGAAAGCTAAAGAACTAGCAGAAAGGTTGAGagacaaggaagaagaagagatggaTGTGGTGGTGGAGGAGCTGGTGCGGCTTGTTGGAGAATCAGAACTTGTAGCCCAGTAA